Proteins encoded in a region of the Vitis riparia cultivar Riparia Gloire de Montpellier isolate 1030 chromosome 7, EGFV_Vit.rip_1.0, whole genome shotgun sequence genome:
- the LOC117918261 gene encoding GABA transporter 1-like, whose product MALPLPATTAEKIRGTWKHAAFHVATTIATPAAYAPLPFALSSLGWPLGVSSLVGGTLATWYSSLLIASLWKWNGQKHITYRLLGQSIFGFWGYWSIAFFQQVASLGNNIAIQIAAGSSLKAVYKYYHPDGALTLQHFIIFFGAFELFLSQFPDIHSLRWVNAVCTFSTIGFAGTTIGVTIYNGKKIDRNSVSYSLQGSSSSKAFKAFNALGTIAFSFGDAMLPEIQNTVREPAKKNMYRGVSAAYVLIVLSYWQLAFWGYWAFGSQVQPYILSSLTIPQWAIVMANIFAVIQISGCFQIYCRPTFIHFEEKLLSQKTASRIPFRNYLIRLLLTSVYMVVITLIAAAMPFFGDFVSICGAVGFTPLDFVFPALAYLKAGRMPKNTRLRRSVQLINLTIATWFSVVAVVGCIGAIRFIVIDVRTYKFFHDM is encoded by the exons ATGGCTTTACCGCTACCAGCAACAACTGCAGAGAAAATCAGG GGGACGTGGAAGCACGCGGCGTTCCATGTGGCGACTACCATCGCCACTCCAGCTGCCTACGCTCCGCTTCCCTTTGCTCTTTCTTCTCTTGGATGGCCTCTTG GTGTTAGTAGCTTGGTGGGTGGAACACTGGCCACATGGTATTCTAGCCTTTTGATCGCATCTCTATGGAAATGGAATGGGCAGAAACATATTACATACCGGCTTCTTGGACAGAGCATTTTTG GATTCTGGGGTTATTGGTCTATTGCATTTTTTCAGCAGGTGGCTTCTCTGGGCAATAACATTGCCATCCAAATTGCTGCTGGCAGCAGCCTTAAG GCAGTTTACAAGTACTATCACCCAGATGGTGCCTTAACCTTGCagcatttcattatttttttcggGGCCTTTGAACTTTTTCTTTCACAGTTTCCTGATATCCACTCACTGAGATGGGTCAATGCAGTGTGCACTTTCAGTACAATTGGCTTTGCTGGTACAACTATTGGGGTGACAATTTATAACG GCAAAAAGATTGACAGGAATTCAGTTAGCTACAGCTTACAAGGAAGCTCCTCTTCTAAGGCATTTAAAGCCTTCAACGCTCTTGGCACAATAGCCTTTTCCTTTGGAGATGCAATGCTTCCAGAAATACAG AATACTGTGCGGGAACCTGCAAAGAAGAACATGTATAGAGGCGTATCAGCAGCATATGTCCTCATAGTCTTGTCGTATTGGCAATTGGCCTTCTGGGGCTACTGGGCATTTGGATCACAAGTTCAGCCTTACATTCTGTCTTCACTCACTATCCCACAGTGGGCAATAGTCATGGCAAATATTTTTGCTGTGATTCAGATATCAGGGTGCTTCCAG ATATATTGCAGACCAACATTCATCCACTTCGAAGAAAAACTCCTATCCCAGAAAACCGCTAGCCGCATCCCCTTCAGAAACTACCTCATCCGTCTTCTTCTCACCTCAGTCTACATGGTTGTCATCACTCTCATTGCTGCAGCCATGCCATTTTTCGGGGACTTTGTGTCCATCTGTGGGGCGGTTGGGTTCACACCTCTGGACTTCGTCTTCCCCGCTTTAGCCTATCTGAAAGCGGGAAGAATGCCCAAAAACACGAGACTTCGCCGCTCAGTGCAGCTCATTAACCTCACCATAGCCACATGGTTCTCAGTTGTTGCAGTAGTGGGCTGCATTGGTGCCATCAGGTTCATTGTGATAGATGTTAGGACTTACAAATTCTTTCATGACATGTAA
- the LOC117919392 gene encoding PRA1 family protein E-like, translating to MSISSSSGYRNIPSPSTSAPQFNFRAQSSPATRRPWRQFADLSSFSRPYAAGEVTIRVKRNVSYFRVNYVMMALFILFLSLLWHPVSMIVFLIVFLGWFFLYFFRNEPLMIFNRTIGDRTVLIVLGLVTIVVLVLTHVWLNVVVSLAIVVVVVGLHAAFRGTEDHFLDEQDAAEDGLLSVVGSPMRRV from the coding sequence ATGTCGATATCATCATCCTCCGGTTACCGCAACATCCCCTCACCCTCCACCTCCGCTCCACAATTCAACTTCCGGGCCCAATCCTCGCCCGCCACGCGTCGTCCATGGCGCCAATTCGCAGATCTGTCGTCATTCTCCCGTCCGTACGCCGCCGGGGAAGTCACGATCCGCGTCAAGCGAAACGTCTCCTATTTCCGAGTCAACTACGTCATGATGGCACTCTTCATTCTATTCCTCAGCCTCTTGTGGCACCCAGTCTCCATGATCGTCTTCTTGATCGTCTTCCTCGGTTGGTTCTTCCTCTACTTCTTCCGCAACGAGCCTCTTATGATTTTCAACCGCACGATCGGTGACCGGACGGTTCTGATTGTTCTGGGACTCGTTACAATCGTTGTTTTGGTCCTTACTCACGTTTGGTTGAATGTGGTTGTTTCTTTGGCTATTGTTGTTGTCGTTGTTGGCCTGCACGCCGCGTTTAGAGGTACGGAAGATCACTTTCTCGACGAGCAAGATGCGGCCGAGGACGGTCTGCTATCGGTGGTTGGTAGTCCCATGCGCCGAGTTTGA